Part of the Crossiella cryophila genome, TGACCACCACCAACGGCACCGGCGACAAGCTGCTGCGGATCACCCGCCGCTGACCGTCGGCGCGGTGTTCTCCAGCCGGCGCACACTACGGCTGGCCAGCATGAACAGCGTGGCCAGCGCGATCACCCCGGCCGCGGCGTAGAGGGTCTCGGTGACCCCGAAGGCGTGCGCGGCCGGGCCGATCGCGATCTCGCCGATCGGCACCGCGAGGAAGGACCCGATCGCGTCGTAGGAGTACACCCTGGCCAGCCGGTCGGCCGGGATGTGCTGCTGCATCGAGGTCTCCCAGGCCACCCCGAACTGCTCCAGCCCGACCCCGGCCAGGAAGGCCATCAGCACCAGCGTGGTGGTCTGCGGGCTGATCGCCAGGGTCAGCGGCAGCACCGCGTCCAGCAGCATGCACGCGCACCCGACCAGCAACAGCCTGCGTACCCGCAACCGCATCGCGATCACCGCGCCCACCGCCATGCCCGCGGTCTGCGCGGCCAGCACCAGGCCCCAGGCGGAGCGGCCGATGGTCGCATCGGCCACCGCGGGGCCGAGCACCTGCAGCACGCCGACCACGGCTGCGTTGAGGAACATGAACCCGACCACGACCACGACCACCCAGCGCCGGGCCACGAACTCCCGCCACCCGTCGACCAGTTCGCGGATCATGCTGGTGCGCGGCCCGCCGGTGACCCCGGCCGGCACCTTGATCAGCCAGAAGCACACCCCGGCCACCGCGAAGGTCAGCGCGTCCAGCGCCAGCCCCCAGCCGGGCCCGACCACCGCCACCAGCAGCCCGCCTGCCGAGGCGCCGACGATCTTGCTGCCGTTCAGCCCGAGCCGCATCAGCGCGTTGGCCTGCAGCCAGGACTCCTCGGGCGCAGTCTGCGGGGTGATCGCGGAGGAGGCTGGCCAGGAGAAGGCGACCGCGGTGCCGTTGATCGCGGCCAGCACGGCCACCAC contains:
- a CDS encoding MFS transporter; this translates as MLAPLRYPAFRLLTVGRVITQVGDSVATIALAFAVLDLTGSVVTLGLVVGLRSIMSVLSLLFGGVIADRLPRHLVLVGSSAVSVLSQAVLAALVITGTATVPVVAVLAAINGTAVAFSWPASSAITPQTAPEESWLQANALMRLGLNGSKIVGASAGGLLVAVVGPGWGLALDALTFAVAGVCFWLIKVPAGVTGGPRTSMIRELVDGWREFVARRWVVVVVVGFMFLNAAVVGVLQVLGPAVADATIGRSAWGLVLAAQTAGMAVGAVIAMRLRVRRLLLVGCACMLLDAVLPLTLAISPQTTTLVLMAFLAGVGLEQFGVAWETSMQQHIPADRLARVYSYDAIGSFLAVPIGEIAIGPAAHAFGVTETLYAAAGVIALATLFMLASRSVRRLENTAPTVSGG